CAAATTCGccaaattacttttaaaatgtaaaaattggcATTCCTCTTCTACCGACTCGTAAGCACCCTCGATACACTCGTACAAGTTTCGAAAGAACTCTAGAGTAAATTCTTTACGCGCAGGCCAATCATAGGCTGCATTCTTTATTATCATAGGTCGGGACGAATaggaataaaaatgaaattcctCTTTGGTCAAATTTGGCAAGATTAATGGCGCTTCGATGTTGCGACAGTAATCGCAATTCGTTATCGGTCTCGTAAACTCCCATACGAGATAATTATTCGGCAATAAACATCGAATTCCTTGATAATTCTTAGTTATATCAgtgtaaaaatatctattaaatgtgccataaagaaataatacgaATAACATCAACAGTTTCTTCGAACGTGCAAAGCTACGGTTCTTGGCACTTTTTCCAATAATAGTCAAAATAATggattttaaatcttttattttagccccgtgctgaatataattttcagttAATTTGagaaatgctttttttatcaattctcTATTATTGTCTATCGTTGTCATTCtagaatatatagatataaatccTTGATTGATTAATCTATTATCTGTAACTCCACCTTTCATTTCGTTCATGTAGAAAACTATttcgaattatttatatttattcatactttttattaatgtactatgtataaattaaatttatttttatagttcttTTGACACATGTATAAAATGCgtgttttcaatatttcattttttcacTCTTTGGTACCACTTGCATTATAATTTCAGTTTGTCTTAAcagtatattaataacaatgacTAGGACAACAATTACTAACTTGCTGCCACTTGTACTCCTTTTTATTTAGAAGCAATCGGTTATGTATTGCTAATCGCGCGtcgatatttacatttattatcattgCTCTGACATCAAACACGTATATTTGTACAGTATATGATTCATTTGCTTTATTTAGATCTTGACGTGGTTTAGTTGTTTACTTGCTAGAGGATAGTAAAAGATGTGTGAATTATAAATTCGAAATTCCATACAATATTTCACTCATTTTTCACGTTAATCTGGTGCAGCAATTTTTGTGCAAAGATAAATCACTGcttgtaaaaatacaaatagtaCAATACGATAGTAAATAATATAGCCGATATTTACATGCTTGTACACGCAACATTTCACTCGTCCTTGAGCTACATACTGGTACTATGAGAACTGCTATCGATTGTACGACGGAAATTTTCATCTCCCACTTGAGGGGAGGGGGATTCTCCTTCCAATGGCATTCACATCTGCCTTACGAATGGAAGTCTGTTTTAGTCTCAGCTAAATACCTTAACAAGACGTTTCCTGCATCGTATGTTCAACAGATGTGTCTTCAGTCTCCGTTAAAACAAACAACTCGCATTATGACACATGTGTGTGTTTAGATgtcttttacataatatatggCGGCAGAGTATATATAATTCGACATTTGTCATTTAATACTTCTACTTAATTTAGATAAAGCTagacgataaaaaaaagattaaaaagcattaaaaaacaaaagtctcagaagtatttattttaattacacaacTAATGTACAAGTCCCAACCACAAGTTTAAACCATCAACTTGTGCGAGATATAATGTCTCGACAGTTACTCATTGTCATATTAATTGTCGTacgaattattacaaattttgatttcttattcttgcatttacgattcaaacggtataaaatctaatttttattaatttagcagTTACGACGCTAAAGAATACAGATGAATCTTTTATGTGTAATTCTTACACATCTTGATACAGCAATGGACTCGTTTTAACCCttttttacatgttatttTACTACTAGGCCAATTACAAAATGTTGAACggatttctttattttatttactctgAAATTCGTTGTTATTCTGCTGTTGAGTTAATGTGTAAtgatactaaaaaatataaaaattatcctaTCTTTTGTTTACAAGGATTGTATCTTTGTTCAATAGTCATATAATGTGCTGTAGTATgtattacacaaaaatatgagtatatatttttttcttgttgctacaagaaaaaacattgttaaaaCGTAACATGTATAAGAATCTCTTTCATACagtttttgaattatatataaatgtatacataatgtatgattacattaaattatttgagaaACTAAAATGTAAATGAATGACAAATCATAATTTGCTTTGTTTTTGatcactttaaaaattttcttgtaaatacaaTGTTATGACTTAAACCCTTTCGCTATTAAAAAGTACTCATGCGAAAAAAAACGTCTGCACC
This sequence is a window from Monomorium pharaonis isolate MP-MQ-018 chromosome 3, ASM1337386v2, whole genome shotgun sequence. Protein-coding genes within it:
- the LOC105831489 gene encoding uncharacterized protein LOC105831489 translates to MNEMKGGVTDNRLINQGFISIYSRMTTIDNNRELIKKAFLKLTENYIQHGAKIKDLKSIILTIIGKSAKNRSFARSKKLLMLFVLFLYGTFNRYFYTDITKNYQGIRCLLPNNYLVWEFTRPITNCDYCRNIEAPLILPNLTKEEFHFYSYSSRPMIIKNAAYDWPARKEFTLEFFRNLYECIEGAYESVEEECQFLHFKSNLANLRQVFAMSEGRALHQEGEDPWYVGWKNCHPQILDAMKQFYNVPYFLPDDAEIPYSNYIFMGYEEGAVMHLDYISRLMWQVQITGSKTWTVAPTPECDSECKSFKFSVNVADVVLLDTRIWYHSTHIENGNLSLTITSEYG